The following coding sequences are from one Andreesenia angusta window:
- a CDS encoding phage terminase small subunit P27 family, with protein MGKRGPASKPTNLKLLQGNPGKRPINTNEPEFESSEELLKPLPHLSTYAKKEWKRLAPLLLKNGLLTEADVATFGAYCQSYHRWVEAEKLIRAHGFTTITDKGNVIQRPEVGIANKAMEQMTKFAKEFGLTPSGRTQLHIERPEDMADPFVEFLKGGRNG; from the coding sequence ATGGGGAAAAGAGGACCTGCTTCAAAGCCTACAAATTTAAAACTACTACAAGGCAATCCGGGGAAAAGACCTATAAATACAAACGAGCCTGAATTTGAATCTTCAGAAGAGCTCTTGAAACCACTCCCCCATCTAAGCACCTATGCTAAAAAGGAGTGGAAGAGGCTTGCCCCACTGCTGCTTAAGAATGGACTCCTGACAGAAGCAGACGTAGCTACTTTTGGAGCCTACTGTCAGTCTTATCACAGATGGGTAGAAGCTGAAAAGCTTATAAGAGCACATGGATTCACAACGATAACTGACAAGGGTAATGTGATACAGCGTCCAGAAGTAGGAATAGCCAACAAAGCTATGGAGCAAATGACTAAGTTTGCAAAGGAATTTGGACTGACACCTAGTGGGAGAACACAGCTTCATATTGAACGGCCTGAAGATATGGCAGATCCATTCGTAGAGTTTTTAAAGGGTGGTAGAAATGGCTAA
- a CDS encoding HNH endonuclease, translating into MSSRSKKPCRKMGCPNLAEYPNKYCKDHSAEEERDRADRNRFYDRYTRNDEDSKQFTDFYNSTRWKKARSMRLQIDNGLCQVCKGRGLITIADTVHHIVEVKEDWEKRLEMENLVSLCRACHNEIHKNK; encoded by the coding sequence ATGAGTTCCAGAAGTAAAAAGCCTTGTAGAAAAATGGGCTGTCCAAATCTAGCAGAATATCCAAATAAATATTGCAAGGACCATAGTGCAGAAGAGGAACGAGACAGAGCAGATAGGAATAGGTTCTACGATAGGTACACTCGGAATGATGAAGACAGCAAACAGTTCACTGACTTCTACAACAGTACACGCTGGAAGAAGGCTAGATCTATGAGGCTTCAGATAGACAACGGGTTATGTCAAGTGTGCAAGGGCAGAGGGCTCATAACGATAGCAGACACAGTGCACCACATAGTCGAGGTCAAGGAGGACTGGGAGAAGAGACTAGAGATGGAGAACCTAGTGAGTCTATGTAGGGCATGTCACAATGAGATTCATAAAAATAAATAG
- a CDS encoding site-specific integrase, translating into MNYVEPIRDLDTLENMCRYLKASNERNYVLFLMGIYTGLRISDILKLKIRDVKGKHEIRLRETKTGKHKSIPINSVLKKALEEYFTGKDPDDYIVKSRVGYNKPISREMAYKILDGLGRSFGIETLGTHTMRKTFGYHYYKKTKDVALLQTIFNHSSPSITLRYIGIVQDDINKAYKDFRFF; encoded by the coding sequence ATGAACTACGTTGAACCAATAAGGGACTTGGACACACTTGAAAATATGTGCAGGTACTTGAAAGCAAGCAACGAAAGAAACTACGTCCTATTCTTGATGGGGATATACACCGGACTTAGAATTTCAGACATACTTAAGCTTAAAATCAGGGATGTCAAAGGGAAGCACGAGATAAGGCTTAGAGAGACAAAGACAGGAAAGCATAAGAGTATACCGATAAACAGCGTACTGAAGAAGGCGCTAGAGGAATACTTTACAGGAAAAGATCCTGACGACTATATAGTTAAAAGCAGAGTTGGATATAACAAGCCTATATCAAGAGAGATGGCCTACAAGATACTAGATGGTCTTGGAAGATCTTTTGGAATAGAGACATTAGGCACACACACTATGAGAAAGACTTTCGGATATCATTACTACAAGAAGACAAAAGATGTAGCGCTGCTACAGACAATATTCAATCACTCATCTCCAAGCATTACGCTACGCTATATTGGGATAGTGCAAGACGATATAAACAAAGCATATAAAGACTTTAGATTTTTCTAG
- a CDS encoding dUTPase, whose product MKDKGEETKDMQLAELFKLQEKLDNEIMNNHFITEIKPEDLLNERLLALHTEVSELANATRSFKYWSTKGPEPKGRLLDEYADILHFWLSVGLSLGFSPKEVIDAYIAKHEKNYIRQKTGY is encoded by the coding sequence TTGAAAGACAAAGGAGAGGAGACTAAAGACATGCAATTAGCTGAATTATTTAAACTGCAAGAAAAGCTGGATAATGAGATTATGAATAACCACTTTATCACAGAGATAAAGCCTGAAGACCTTTTAAACGAGAGATTACTGGCACTACATACTGAAGTTTCAGAGCTTGCGAATGCGACTAGGAGCTTCAAGTATTGGAGCACAAAGGGGCCTGAGCCAAAGGGAAGGCTGCTAGACGAGTACGCAGATATACTCCACTTCTGGTTAAGCGTAGGACTGTCTCTTGGATTCAGTCCAAAAGAAGTTATAGACGCTTATATAGCCAAGCATGAGAAGAACTATATAAGGCAGAAAACAGGCTACTAG
- a CDS encoding DUF370 domain-containing protein yields the protein MFLNLGFYNLVALDRVTAIIKYGSNPSKNLRNNAIDQGKFIDVTENRGISALVVTNDGFVIASSVTSKVLGIERINKLEEYTKRNI from the coding sequence ATGTTTCTTAACTTAGGATTTTACAACTTGGTTGCACTAGATAGGGTTACAGCTATAATTAAGTACGGAAGTAACCCCAGCAAGAATCTCAGAAATAATGCCATAGACCAGGGAAAATTTATAGATGTTACAGAAAATAGGGGTATTAGTGCGCTTGTAGTCACCAACGACGGATTTGTGATTGCAAGCTCAGTGACCTCAAAGGTGCTTGGAATAGAGAGGATAAACAAGCTGGAAGAGTATACTAAGAGGAATATTTGA
- a CDS encoding nucleotide modification associated domain-containing protein — protein sequence MRITTMEITVEDIRDYVAMYENYDRPAIHKAICDKLNDTYSQKNSDYGNSFTKVRDEYPEAISIRLSDKLERLKTLKAGKKALVSDESIKDTLIDLANYAIMELVEMEIDEDRIGSLGGR from the coding sequence GTGAGAATAACGACAATGGAGATAACAGTTGAGGATATCAGAGACTATGTGGCCATGTACGAGAACTACGACAGGCCAGCTATACACAAGGCAATATGCGACAAGCTTAACGACACATACAGTCAGAAAAACAGCGACTACGGAAACAGCTTCACTAAGGTAAGGGACGAATATCCAGAAGCTATATCCATAAGACTTTCGGACAAACTAGAAAGGCTTAAGACGCTGAAAGCCGGGAAGAAAGCTTTAGTCAGTGATGAAAGCATAAAAGACACGCTGATAGACCTTGCAAACTACGCAATAATGGAGCTTGTGGAAATGGAGATAGATGAAGACAGAATCGGCAGCTTGGGAGGGAGATAA
- a CDS encoding single-stranded DNA-binding protein yields MNSVVLIGRLCRDPELRYLPNGGTAVCNFSIAVDKPLSKDKKQEMESAGQPTADFINIVVWGKMGENSANYLKKGRNVAIQGRIQTGSYTAADGNKRYTTDVVAERVQFIDWGSSNKQSDDSAPAGFHVDNSIDDEDVPF; encoded by the coding sequence ATGAACAGCGTGGTATTGATAGGCAGATTGTGTAGGGATCCTGAACTTAGATACCTTCCAAACGGAGGGACAGCAGTATGTAATTTTTCTATAGCTGTAGATAAGCCGCTTTCGAAAGATAAGAAACAGGAGATGGAGAGTGCAGGCCAGCCTACGGCAGATTTTATAAATATAGTAGTGTGGGGAAAGATGGGTGAGAACAGCGCCAACTACCTGAAAAAGGGCAGAAACGTAGCCATCCAAGGCAGAATTCAGACAGGAAGCTATACGGCAGCAGACGGAAACAAGAGATACACGACAGATGTAGTAGCAGAAAGAGTCCAGTTTATAGACTGGGGAAGCAGTAACAAGCAGAGTGATGATTCAGCTCCGGCAGGATTTCATGTTGACAATTCAATAGATGATGAAGACGTTCCGTTTTAG
- a CDS encoding replicative DNA helicase, with protein sequence MQEVLRLEQAILGSFVVDPAAREFSLELSDDDFLDNSHKKIFKAIRALADEGQDFSYFELAQKSGLSILNISGLTDMVTTTARIENEVNLLKDKSSRRRLLEKAEYIKELAMNKELDIDTIKNNAMQEIEEVKVVMNDGVVSLKEAMLDTIEVLEKRAENKDDRSYHTRVGKLDVATAGLHPEELTTIAARPGVGKTAIAMQIGLNIASNKRKVMMTSLEMSSVQLCQRIIAANSGLDGNDLRRGNLDGEGWRKTMDVGQRFATENFIIDKTSKKPQHIRSKIRKHKPDLVIIDYLQLLQPDEKLGSREQEVSSMTRALKLMTLEFKIPIIILSQLNRNAEGKRPSLADLRESGAIEQDSDNIIFIHRLTNSELGDMISEGIYSIDFLEEMKAKGNVLADVILEKQRNGPTGSFGMVYVPKLMKFIGLDK encoded by the coding sequence ATGCAAGAGGTATTGAGACTGGAACAAGCCATACTGGGAAGCTTTGTAGTAGACCCAGCAGCAAGAGAGTTTTCACTGGAGCTTTCAGACGACGACTTCCTAGATAACAGTCACAAGAAGATATTCAAGGCTATAAGAGCCCTGGCAGACGAAGGACAGGATTTTTCGTACTTTGAACTGGCACAGAAGAGCGGGCTAAGCATATTGAATATAAGCGGACTCACAGACATGGTGACAACCACAGCCAGGATAGAAAACGAGGTAAACCTTCTAAAGGACAAGTCCAGCAGAAGAAGGCTCTTGGAAAAGGCTGAGTATATAAAAGAGCTTGCTATGAACAAGGAGCTTGATATAGACACCATAAAGAACAACGCCATGCAAGAGATAGAAGAGGTCAAGGTCGTAATGAATGACGGAGTGGTGAGTCTGAAAGAGGCGATGTTAGACACTATAGAAGTGCTTGAGAAAAGGGCTGAAAACAAGGATGACAGGTCTTATCACACGAGGGTAGGAAAACTGGATGTGGCTACAGCAGGGCTTCATCCGGAAGAGCTTACGACTATAGCTGCAAGGCCGGGAGTAGGAAAGACGGCCATAGCCATGCAGATAGGGCTTAATATAGCTAGCAACAAGCGAAAGGTTATGATGACAAGCCTTGAGATGTCCAGCGTCCAGCTTTGCCAAAGGATTATAGCGGCCAACTCCGGACTGGATGGAAATGATCTGAGGAGAGGTAACCTTGACGGAGAGGGCTGGAGAAAGACAATGGATGTCGGCCAAAGATTTGCAACAGAGAACTTCATAATCGACAAGACAAGCAAAAAGCCTCAGCACATAAGGTCCAAGATAAGAAAGCACAAGCCGGACCTGGTTATAATCGACTATCTACAGTTGCTACAGCCGGATGAGAAGCTAGGGAGCAGAGAACAGGAAGTATCGAGCATGACAAGAGCCCTTAAGCTTATGACACTCGAATTCAAGATACCGATAATCATACTTTCGCAGTTAAACAGAAACGCAGAGGGGAAAAGACCGTCGCTTGCAGACCTTAGAGAGTCGGGGGCCATAGAGCAGGACTCGGACAATATAATATTCATTCACAGGCTTACAAACAGCGAGCTGGGCGACATGATAAGCGAAGGCATATATAGCATAGACTTCTTGGAGGAAATGAAGGCAAAGGGAAATGTGTTGGCTGATGTGATACTTGAAAAGCAGAGAAACGGCCCTACTGGATCATTCGGTATGGTTTACGTTCCAAAGCTGATGAAATTTATAGGGCTTGATAAATAA
- a CDS encoding helix-turn-helix domain-containing protein, giving the protein MKDTAKLIKLSRERAGMSQEQLAYTVGITQATWSKYENGKVTMPDDIARRAIKVLRDPKLKLQCSFIQGTGLVNTPLLNNIDENIITGLVCLIEEAKEAIESSERLVKKLRNRQGKKDICKDEWEEVLSCEEQIVDLYPALNMHFVRMTEVYGLDIEEMERRASRKLRERKYIR; this is encoded by the coding sequence ATGAAAGATACAGCAAAGCTCATAAAGCTTTCAAGGGAAAGAGCAGGAATGTCTCAGGAGCAGTTGGCATACACTGTGGGAATTACCCAAGCTACATGGAGCAAGTATGAAAACGGGAAAGTAACAATGCCGGACGATATAGCTAGAAGAGCTATAAAGGTTTTAAGAGACCCCAAGCTGAAGCTTCAGTGCAGCTTTATTCAGGGGACTGGCTTGGTGAATACACCGCTTTTGAACAATATTGACGAGAATATAATTACAGGCCTTGTGTGCCTTATAGAAGAGGCTAAGGAGGCCATAGAGTCCAGCGAAAGGCTTGTAAAGAAGCTTAGAAACAGACAGGGCAAGAAAGACATATGCAAAGACGAATGGGAAGAGGTGCTGAGCTGTGAAGAGCAGATAGTGGACCTTTATCCAGCGCTTAATATGCATTTTGTAAGAATGACCGAAGTCTACGGTCTAGATATTGAGGAAATGGAGAGACGGGCTTCCAGAAAGCTCAGGGAAAGAAAATATATCAGATAG
- a CDS encoding helix-turn-helix domain-containing protein yields MKPVTFTAKEAAEYIGISYYTILELARKRQIPHTPVGRRKLFRKESLDNWMTEQEKLSQEFESSFGIRRVY; encoded by the coding sequence ATGAAGCCAGTTACTTTTACAGCTAAGGAAGCAGCAGAATATATCGGCATAAGCTACTACACGATTCTTGAACTAGCCAGAAAAAGACAGATACCACATACACCAGTCGGAAGAAGAAAGCTTTTCAGAAAGGAGTCTTTGGACAACTGGATGACAGAGCAAGAGAAGCTTTCTCAAGAGTTTGAAAGCAGTTTTGGAATAAGACGTGTCTATTGA
- a CDS encoding helix-turn-helix transcriptional regulator, protein MKREKLISLREERGLSQTELAECIGTTQQTISWLENGRRKPNVYLAISLQNFFRVKVEDLFPDIFLGANTTKCS, encoded by the coding sequence ATGAAAAGAGAAAAACTAATAAGCCTAAGAGAAGAAAGAGGCTTAAGTCAGACTGAATTAGCTGAATGCATTGGAACTACTCAACAGACTATATCTTGGTTGGAAAATGGGAGAAGAAAGCCAAATGTGTATTTAGCCATTTCACTTCAAAATTTCTTTAGAGTTAAAGTTGAAGATCTATTTCCGGATATTTTTTTAGGGGCTAATACAACAAAATGTAGTTAG
- a CDS encoding helix-turn-helix domain-containing protein, whose product MIGERLKELRIEKDLLQKDLAEKIGITQQSISFYESGRREPDNELLIKFANFFNVSIDYLLGRTDIRSIEEVHTIAAHHDGDEYTEEELQEIENFKKYVLSKRKKD is encoded by the coding sequence ATGATTGGTGAAAGACTAAAAGAATTAAGGATCGAAAAAGATTTGCTACAAAAAGATCTTGCTGAAAAAATTGGCATAACTCAACAATCAATTAGCTTTTATGAATCTGGTAGGAGAGAGCCTGATAATGAACTCCTAATTAAGTTTGCTAATTTTTTTAATGTTAGCATAGACTACCTTCTAGGTAGAACAGATATTCGTAGTATAGAAGAAGTGCATACCATAGCGGCCCATCACGATGGAGACGAGTATACCGAAGAAGAGTTACAAGAAATTGAGAATTTCAAGAAGTATGTGCTTTCCAAAAGAAAGAAGGACTAG
- a CDS encoding (2Fe-2S)-binding protein, translating to MSTIICYCSNVTEQEIVDAIDNGANSLSDIKAITGACTAGRCKELHPKGT from the coding sequence ATGTCCACTATAATATGCTACTGCTCCAATGTAACCGAGCAAGAGATAGTTGACGCTATAGATAATGGAGCTAATAGCCTTTCAGATATAAAGGCCATTACAGGGGCTTGTACTGCGGGAAGGTGCAAGGAGCTCCATCCTAAGGGGACTTGA
- a CDS encoding DUF4236 domain-containing protein encodes MGIRFRKSIKIAPGVRANFGTKSAGLSFGTRGMRYSVNSSGRRTATVGIPGTGLSYSTSSYGKSRSKTYADRQAFKELERQQKALEAEQEVAKYNNYIESIQSIHKECDDQINWDHINNCAPPFDLNSKGPAELKALEQINNYKPGIFAKIFKSLEKSQRSKLEDNLYTAMEADRDSFESWKNLNELSSMVLRGDLEGYLMVIDQMDPLDDLLEFGSGFEFGAVDKDTLIVNFDVKMDSVVPTESKSLTQTGRLSSKKIGKTAYYELAQDYVCSCAIRIARDMFALLPLTTVIVNAQDTVLDTSNGYHEVKTILSVKFDKDTVNSLNMDSIDPSDSLQNFEHNMKFLKTKGFQSVDEVLI; translated from the coding sequence ATGGGAATAAGATTTAGAAAAAGTATAAAAATCGCACCCGGAGTGCGTGCCAACTTTGGAACTAAAAGTGCTGGACTAAGCTTCGGAACTAGGGGAATGAGATACAGTGTGAATTCAAGTGGTCGAAGAACTGCAACGGTCGGAATCCCAGGAACTGGCCTTTCTTACTCTACTTCTTCTTATGGAAAGTCTCGTTCAAAGACATATGCAGATAGACAAGCATTCAAAGAACTTGAACGCCAACAGAAAGCATTAGAAGCTGAGCAGGAGGTGGCAAAGTACAACAACTACATAGAAAGTATTCAGTCTATTCACAAAGAATGTGATGATCAAATTAATTGGGACCATATAAATAACTGCGCCCCTCCTTTTGATTTGAACAGCAAGGGTCCTGCTGAGCTAAAAGCACTGGAGCAAATAAACAACTATAAACCTGGAATCTTTGCTAAGATATTCAAGTCACTAGAGAAGTCTCAAAGAAGTAAGCTTGAAGATAACTTATATACTGCTATGGAAGCTGATCGGGACTCTTTTGAATCTTGGAAAAACCTTAATGAGCTTTCTAGTATGGTTTTAAGGGGGGATCTTGAAGGATACCTCATGGTAATTGACCAGATGGATCCACTAGATGATTTATTAGAGTTTGGAAGTGGATTTGAATTCGGAGCTGTAGATAAGGATACTCTTATAGTAAACTTCGATGTCAAAATGGATTCAGTGGTTCCTACCGAATCAAAGTCTTTAACTCAAACCGGTAGACTTTCTTCTAAAAAAATTGGTAAAACTGCATATTATGAATTAGCTCAAGATTATGTTTGTAGCTGCGCTATCCGAATAGCTAGGGACATGTTTGCTCTGCTCCCCTTAACTACTGTAATAGTCAATGCTCAGGATACTGTACTTGACACTTCAAATGGGTATCACGAAGTTAAAACTATACTGTCTGTAAAGTTCGATAAAGATACTGTTAACTCTTTAAATATGGATTCTATAGATCCTTCTGATTCACTTCAAAACTTTGAGCATAATATGAAGTTCTTAAAAACAAAAGGATTTCAATCTGTAGATGAAGTTTTAATATAA
- a CDS encoding ImmA/IrrE family metallo-endopeptidase, which produces MYEKLLIEYEEEVEVIESPLPGKLKGLYSDSTIVINSKLTSTEKACVIAEELGHHYTTAGNILDQSEVSNRKLEKTARNWGYEKLVGLIDLVNAYKSGVRNRHELAEFLGVTEEFIENALNYYREKHGLFTTVDNYIVYFEPLGIFEKF; this is translated from the coding sequence ATGTACGAAAAGTTGCTAATTGAATACGAAGAGGAAGTTGAAGTCATAGAAAGCCCCCTTCCTGGTAAACTAAAGGGACTCTATTCTGATAGCACTATTGTGATAAATAGCAAGCTTACAAGTACTGAAAAAGCCTGTGTAATAGCAGAAGAATTAGGCCATCACTACACCACTGCCGGGAACATACTGGATCAATCGGAAGTCTCCAATAGAAAGCTTGAGAAAACAGCCCGTAACTGGGGATATGAAAAGCTTGTAGGTCTAATAGACTTAGTTAATGCCTATAAATCAGGGGTGAGAAATAGGCATGAGCTGGCGGAGTTTCTGGGGGTTACTGAGGAATTTATAGAAAACGCTCTGAATTACTACAGGGAAAAGCATGGGTTATTTACTACAGTAGATAACTACATAGTATATTTTGAGCCATTGGGGATTTTTGAGAAGTTTTAA
- a CDS encoding thermonuclease family protein, protein MGNFLNKLRFIPGYRTRTMWKMIVATMWYLIALLAGLPNIFNVIGNLVVSMFIVFLYESIKFKDKKSLKSLGISFLVVAVVSLGYSSNETDITNKAAQSSENSSSKDSEKIIIDTNKTGDAYRAEEKAKLDAKVALEAKKAEEQNKINTTFTPATITEVTDGDTVKVLVNGEVRKVRLIGVDTPETVHPSKPVEYYGMEASNFTKNSLNGKTVYLQKDISDTDKYGRYLYYIWLNQPTELEPTKEYTKENMFNAQLLINGYAQVSTYPPDVKYNEWFLEFQQAPKSNGEGLWSAPEEQLAQENTQSSTSSPSSQEVPSTPTNSSSQGLIKGNHSSSGELIYHVPGGQFYDRTDAEEYFNTEEEAQAAGYRRSKR, encoded by the coding sequence TTGGGAAATTTTTTAAATAAGTTAAGGTTTATTCCTGGCTACAGAACTAGAACTATGTGGAAAATGATTGTAGCCACTATGTGGTATCTAATAGCCTTATTGGCTGGACTGCCCAATATATTTAACGTAATTGGAAATTTAGTCGTGTCTATGTTTATTGTTTTTCTATATGAATCTATAAAATTCAAAGATAAGAAAAGTTTAAAGTCTTTGGGTATAAGTTTTTTAGTAGTTGCAGTTGTATCATTAGGGTACTCTTCCAATGAAACAGATATTACGAATAAGGCAGCTCAATCTTCAGAAAATAGTAGCTCTAAAGACTCTGAAAAGATTATTATCGATACCAATAAAACAGGGGATGCATATAGAGCTGAAGAAAAAGCAAAATTAGATGCAAAAGTTGCTTTAGAGGCCAAGAAAGCTGAAGAGCAGAATAAAATAAACACTACATTTACTCCTGCTACTATAACAGAAGTAACTGATGGGGATACTGTTAAAGTTTTAGTAAATGGAGAAGTTAGAAAAGTTAGGCTTATAGGTGTAGATACTCCTGAGACTGTTCATCCAAGCAAACCAGTTGAATATTACGGTATGGAGGCTAGTAACTTTACTAAAAATAGTTTGAATGGAAAAACTGTCTATCTTCAAAAAGATATTTCTGATACTGATAAATATGGTCGTTATTTATACTATATTTGGCTAAATCAGCCCACTGAGCTAGAGCCTACAAAAGAGTATACAAAAGAAAATATGTTTAATGCTCAGCTCCTAATTAATGGCTACGCCCAAGTATCTACTTATCCTCCTGATGTGAAGTATAATGAGTGGTTCTTAGAATTCCAACAAGCTCCAAAATCTAATGGAGAGGGCCTTTGGAGTGCCCCTGAAGAGCAGCTTGCACAGGAAAATACTCAATCGAGCACTTCTTCTCCAAGTAGTCAAGAAGTACCGTCTACGCCTACAAACTCCTCTAGTCAAGGATTAATAAAAGGAAACCATAGTAGCTCTGGAGAACTCATATATCATGTGCCTGGTGGGCAGTTCTATGATAGAACTGATGCTGAAGAGTATTTCAATACTGAAGAAGAAGCTCAGGCTGCTGGATATAGAAGGTCTAAAAGATAA
- a CDS encoding YHYH domain-containing protein has protein sequence MKKKRFMKKASVLAVSFALLTSSVAFGHSGRTDSSGGHRDNKNVSGLGYYHYHCGGNPAHLHPNGRCPYSGSSTPSTSGGSNATSPVKISAKVPNTSVKIDGVNINTANAKYPPLLFKDITYIPITFDIVYYLDINYNWTDASNLKFSRTIGLKNTKQFKQMFTDGSSWSGMSAYATKVNKGIIVNNLWVNNTYPIINYKNINYIPLTYDFVTNLGLSYTWDPVNGFNLISK, from the coding sequence ATGAAAAAAAAGCGTTTTATGAAAAAAGCATCAGTATTGGCAGTATCATTTGCACTTTTGACATCATCAGTTGCATTTGGACACAGCGGACGAACTGACAGTTCCGGAGGACACAGAGACAACAAAAATGTAAGTGGACTAGGCTACTATCACTACCACTGCGGAGGCAATCCTGCTCATTTACATCCAAATGGAAGATGCCCTTATAGCGGTAGCTCTACTCCCTCTACTTCTGGTGGAAGTAATGCTACATCTCCTGTAAAAATCTCTGCCAAAGTTCCAAATACTTCGGTTAAAATTGATGGAGTCAATATAAACACTGCAAATGCAAAATATCCTCCACTTCTGTTCAAAGATATAACCTATATTCCTATAACTTTTGATATAGTATATTATCTTGATATAAATTATAACTGGACTGATGCTAGTAATTTGAAGTTTTCTAGAACAATTGGACTTAAGAATACTAAGCAATTTAAACAGATGTTCACGGATGGCTCTTCTTGGAGTGGAATGTCTGCATATGCAACAAAAGTCAATAAGGGCATAATAGTCAACAACTTATGGGTAAATAATACTTATCCAATAATCAATTATAAGAATATAAATTATATACCTCTAACTTACGACTTTGTAACTAATCTAGGTCTTTCATATACCTGGGATCCTGTTAATGGATTTAATTTAATTTCAAAGTAA